CCCAGCATCGTCCGGGAGGCGTCCAGCCCGACCAGCCGCGCCGGCGACCGTGCTGGCAGCGCCGCACGCAGGGCACCTTCGCCGCAGCCGATGTCCAGGATGTGCCGCGCCCCGATCCCGACGAGCAGCTCCGCGAGCTGCTCGTAGAGGCTGCGCGCCGCCGTCAGGTGCCGCCGGGTCACCTCGGCGGCCAGGCGGAACCGCTCGGGATCGGCGTCATAGTCGAACGGCGTGGTCATCGATCCTGTGCCGAGGGGACGGCGTCGCCAGGAGCCGACGAGGCGCGCCGGCGACCGGGCGTCGCCAGCAGCAGCAGCGCGCCCAGCCCGACCAGCGCCAGCAGGGCCTCCAGCCAGCCGCCCACCAGCGGGATCGCCGCGGCCAGGACCACCACCAGCACGCCCAGCGCCAGGGCGCCGAGCCTGCCCAGGAACGAGCGGTCCCGACCGGGGAGCACCAGCCGCCCCAGCGCCAGTCCCACGGTCGCCTGGGCGGCGAAGGCCACGGCGAGGACGAGCAGGAAGACGACGCCCGCCGTGACCAGGAGCCCGCCGAACACCGTCAGCCCGGTCAGGGACCCGAGCCCCAGCAGGCCCAGCACGACCGCCAGCAGCACGGTGGCCAGGACCAGCAGCACCAGCCCTACGACGACGCCGATCACTCCGAGGATCCCGACCCCGAAGCTGGCCAGCGGACGCCCCCGGGCCGCGTCGGCGGCGCCACGGAGCACCCGGGGCGCCAGCCACAGCAGCAGCGCGCCGACGACGAGGAGGCTCACGAACCGCCGCAGGGCGTCCACCGTCCGATCGGCCAG
The Actinomycetota bacterium genome window above contains:
- a CDS encoding polymer-forming cytoskeletal protein, whose product is MNTITVVILAVALALSPAAAAQQSELDGKVRSGREVTVPATETVQGDLVASGGTVRIDGRVDGDLVASGGRVIVAGTVTGDLLAAAGSTTISGQVDGDARLASGQARIEGRVGEDLLLGVGQATVASEAQIGGDLVFGAGRVRVDGTVAGSVLGSTGNYARDGSVGGSERVNIDQPEAEQEPTLADRTVDALRRFVSLLVVGALLLWLAPRVLRGAADAARGRPLASFGVGILGVIGVVVGLVLLVLATVLLAVVLGLLGLGSLTGLTVFGGLLVTAGVVFLLVLAVAFAAQATVGLALGRLVLPGRDRSFLGRLGALALGVLVVVLAAAIPLVGGWLEALLALVGLGALLLLATPGRRRASSAPGDAVPSAQDR